Proteins from a genomic interval of Salinarchaeum sp. Harcht-Bsk1:
- a CDS encoding 2'-5' RNA ligase family protein: MYSLNAAVPGRVRRIAGDLYPHLASFADVREDHSICVKRLGDDEPYKTLADRARTVLADAPAFEVAVTGIDYFETPTDGTDPVVYLTVESPGLLQVHKTLVEAFGALPGLEGDEYVPHVTLARDGEIADAERLAEREIEPVTWTVSELEFTDAHHDHAIGTIPLGQ; the protein is encoded by the coding sequence GTGTACAGTCTCAACGCCGCGGTCCCTGGACGCGTTCGCAGGATCGCCGGCGACCTGTATCCCCACCTCGCGAGCTTCGCGGACGTGCGCGAGGACCACTCGATCTGCGTCAAGCGGCTCGGCGACGACGAGCCCTACAAGACGCTCGCGGACCGGGCGCGGACCGTGCTCGCAGACGCGCCGGCCTTCGAGGTCGCGGTGACGGGAATCGACTACTTCGAGACGCCGACCGACGGGACCGACCCGGTGGTGTACCTGACCGTCGAGAGTCCCGGTCTGTTGCAGGTCCACAAGACGCTCGTGGAGGCGTTCGGTGCGTTACCCGGGCTGGAAGGGGACGAGTACGTTCCGCACGTGACGCTCGCTCGGGACGGGGAGATCGCAGACGCCGAGCGACTGGCCGAGCGCGAGATCGAACCCGTGACCTGGACGGTCTCGGAACTCGAGTTCACCGACGCGCACCACGACCACGCGATCGGCACGATCCCGCTCGGTCAGTGA
- a CDS encoding acetylglutamate/acetylaminoadipate kinase, translating to MTIVLKIGGARAVDPAGALADVAKLTAEGEDVVVVHGGSTAVDETLEQLGEEPTYVETPGGVVGRFTDERTMEVFEMVLPGKLNTDLVAGLQNEGVDAVGLSGVDGKLLAGPRKSAVRVQEDGKKKIKRGDHSGTIKQVNADLLETLLAGGYTPVATVPMAGKDGDDWLPVNADADRAAAAIAGALDATLVVLTDVPGVLADPDDESTLIETAETPAEFAQIEDAAEGFMTKKVMAATEAIEGGAERVVVADANVDEPVVTAVDGGGTHILASALDDGESDGESDAEADDESDEAAEVS from the coding sequence ATGACCATCGTACTCAAGATCGGCGGCGCCCGCGCGGTCGACCCCGCGGGAGCGCTCGCCGACGTCGCGAAACTGACCGCCGAGGGCGAGGACGTCGTCGTCGTGCACGGCGGCTCCACCGCCGTCGACGAGACGCTCGAACAGCTCGGTGAGGAACCCACATACGTCGAGACGCCCGGCGGCGTCGTCGGACGGTTCACCGACGAGCGCACCATGGAGGTCTTCGAGATGGTGCTCCCCGGGAAGCTCAACACTGACCTCGTCGCCGGCCTCCAGAACGAAGGCGTCGACGCGGTCGGCCTCTCCGGCGTCGACGGCAAACTGCTGGCCGGCCCGCGCAAGTCCGCCGTTCGCGTCCAGGAGGACGGCAAGAAGAAGATCAAGCGCGGCGACCACTCCGGGACGATCAAGCAGGTCAACGCGGACCTCCTGGAGACGCTCCTCGCTGGCGGGTACACGCCCGTCGCGACCGTCCCGATGGCGGGGAAGGACGGTGACGACTGGCTTCCGGTCAATGCCGACGCCGACCGCGCCGCTGCGGCGATCGCCGGCGCGCTCGACGCGACGCTGGTCGTCCTCACCGACGTCCCCGGCGTACTGGCCGATCCCGACGACGAGTCGACGCTCATCGAGACCGCCGAGACGCCCGCGGAGTTCGCACAGATCGAGGACGCCGCGGAGGGGTTCATGACGAAGAAGGTCATGGCCGCCACCGAGGCGATCGAGGGCGGCGCCGAGCGGGTGGTCGTCGCCGACGCGAACGTCGACGAGCCGGTCGTAACGGCCGTCGACGGCGGCGGGACGCACATCCTCGCGAGCGCGCTGGATGACGGCGAATCAGACGGCGAATCGGACGCCGAAGCAGACGACGAATCCGACGAAGCAGCGGAGGTGTCCTGA
- the lysW gene encoding lysine biosynthesis protein LysW, with protein sequence MTECVECGAEVSLHENLEVGEIVDCTTCGAELEVVGVDPVELETAPELEEDWGE encoded by the coding sequence ATGACCGAATGCGTCGAGTGCGGGGCGGAGGTCTCCCTGCACGAGAACCTCGAAGTCGGAGAGATCGTCGATTGCACCACCTGCGGCGCCGAACTCGAAGTCGTCGGGGTGGACCCGGTCGAGCTCGAGACGGCCCCCGAGCTCGAAGAAGACTGGGGTGAGTGA
- a CDS encoding [LysW]-lysine hydrolase: protein MATSTTHEVDADAAEELLLDLVETPSPSGEEDAAAERLIAFFEAHDREVFRDEVGNVRAPADDSVLLTSHVDTVPGEIPVRVEDDPADEVLSDRDAADEDTRVLWGRGSVDATGPLAAMAVAAVETGVSFVGVMQEETDSAGAHFLVEDRDAPGAVVNGEPSGWDGITLGYRGLIAGTYVATSESGHTSRPEPNAIEHATSWWAAVREAVSEVGGDEFDPVFEQVTAKPVSIDGGTSEDGLSVEATMDVQLRIPPALDAGSLRELADGELDLGTVNWGTPIPPVMESPRTPVARALRGAIRRSEGDPRLLRKTGTSDMNVFAREWDCPMATYGPGDSDLDHAPDERLPLAEYHRAIAVLTDAAADLAEGDAA, encoded by the coding sequence ATGGCAACGAGCACCACCCACGAGGTCGACGCCGACGCCGCGGAGGAACTCCTGCTCGACCTCGTCGAGACGCCCTCCCCCTCCGGCGAGGAGGACGCCGCGGCCGAGCGCCTGATCGCCTTCTTCGAGGCCCACGATCGCGAGGTCTTCCGCGACGAGGTCGGGAACGTTCGTGCGCCCGCCGACGATTCCGTGCTCCTGACGAGTCACGTCGACACGGTGCCCGGCGAGATCCCGGTGCGCGTCGAGGACGATCCAGCCGACGAGGTGCTCTCCGATCGCGACGCCGCCGACGAGGACACCCGCGTCCTCTGGGGTCGCGGCAGCGTCGACGCCACCGGCCCGCTCGCGGCGATGGCCGTCGCGGCGGTCGAAACTGGTGTCTCCTTCGTCGGCGTGATGCAGGAGGAGACCGACTCTGCGGGCGCCCACTTCCTGGTGGAGGATCGCGACGCGCCGGGCGCCGTCGTCAACGGCGAACCCTCCGGCTGGGACGGCATCACGCTGGGCTACCGCGGGCTCATCGCCGGCACCTACGTCGCGACCAGTGAGTCCGGCCACACCTCGCGTCCGGAGCCCAACGCCATCGAGCACGCGACCAGCTGGTGGGCGGCGGTCCGCGAGGCCGTGAGCGAGGTCGGCGGCGACGAGTTCGATCCCGTCTTCGAGCAGGTCACCGCCAAGCCGGTCTCGATCGACGGCGGGACCAGCGAGGATGGCCTCTCCGTCGAGGCGACGATGGACGTCCAGTTGCGGATTCCGCCGGCGCTGGACGCGGGATCGCTCCGCGAACTGGCCGACGGGGAACTCGATCTCGGCACCGTCAACTGGGGCACGCCGATCCCGCCGGTGATGGAGAGCCCCCGCACGCCGGTCGCCCGCGCGCTTCGCGGCGCGATCCGCCGTTCGGAGGGCGATCCGCGCCTGCTGCGCAAGACCGGCACCAGCGACATGAACGTCTTCGCTCGCGAGTGGGACTGTCCGATGGCGACCTACGGGCCAGGCGACTCGGACCTCGACCACGCGCCGGACGAGCGCCTGCCGCTGGCGGAGTACCACCGCGCGATCGCGGTGCTGACTGACGCGGCAGCGGACCTCGCGGAGGGCGATGCGGCATGA
- a CDS encoding aspartate aminotransferase family protein: protein MGNAGFVFSEKPIRIERGEGPYLYDDNGNEFLDFGASYACTPTGHCHPEVVDAVVEQAKQLLYVQGSYPVDARDALYDRLAAIAPGDLENVWLCNSGTEANEAALKFARAATGDSKLVATKQAFHGRTMGALATTWKGKYKAPYEPLIGGVDHVDYGDADQLADAVDGDTAAIILEPVQGEGGVHPATAEYLQAARDVADDNGAALVIDEIQTGLGRTGSLWACERADVVPDALTTAKGLASGLPMGATLVADWLAEEHGDHGSTFSGGPTVSAAAEATLDVIVEENLPRNAAEVGGYLREEIEAGIESGEIDARGVRGQGLMLGIEVKRGANRLLKELALDHGILALPAGRTVLRLLPPLTIDESHADEVVAAIADVTGGD from the coding sequence ATGGGGAACGCCGGCTTCGTCTTCTCGGAAAAGCCGATCCGCATCGAGCGCGGCGAGGGACCCTACCTCTACGACGACAACGGGAACGAATTCCTGGACTTCGGCGCGAGCTACGCATGCACGCCGACGGGGCACTGCCACCCCGAGGTGGTCGACGCCGTCGTCGAGCAGGCCAAACAGCTGCTCTACGTCCAGGGCTCCTATCCGGTCGACGCCCGCGACGCGCTCTACGACCGCCTCGCCGCGATCGCGCCGGGCGATCTCGAGAACGTCTGGCTCTGTAACTCCGGCACCGAGGCCAACGAGGCCGCGCTGAAGTTCGCCCGCGCGGCGACGGGCGATTCGAAGCTCGTCGCGACGAAACAGGCGTTCCACGGCCGCACCATGGGCGCGCTCGCGACCACCTGGAAGGGCAAGTACAAGGCGCCCTACGAGCCGTTGATCGGTGGCGTCGACCACGTCGACTACGGCGACGCCGACCAGCTCGCCGACGCAGTCGACGGCGACACCGCCGCGATCATCCTCGAACCCGTCCAGGGCGAGGGCGGGGTCCACCCCGCTACCGCCGAGTACCTCCAGGCGGCCCGCGACGTCGCTGACGACAACGGCGCGGCGCTGGTGATCGACGAGATCCAGACCGGCCTCGGTCGCACGGGCTCGCTCTGGGCCTGCGAACGGGCCGACGTCGTTCCGGACGCGCTCACCACGGCCAAGGGGCTCGCGAGCGGGCTGCCGATGGGCGCGACGCTCGTCGCCGACTGGCTCGCGGAGGAGCACGGCGACCACGGCTCGACCTTCTCGGGCGGGCCGACCGTCAGCGCCGCTGCAGAAGCGACGCTCGACGTGATCGTGGAAGAGAACCTTCCCCGGAACGCTGCCGAGGTCGGCGGCTACCTCCGCGAGGAGATCGAGGCCGGCATCGAGTCCGGCGAGATCGACGCCCGCGGCGTCCGCGGCCAGGGCCTCATGCTCGGCATCGAGGTCAAGCGCGGCGCGAACCGCCTGCTCAAGGAACTCGCCCTCGACCACGGCATCCTCGCGCTGCCGGCGGGCCGCACCGTGCTGCGCCTGCTCCCGCCGCTGACGATCGACGAGTCCCACGCCGACGAAGTCGTGGCGGCGATCGCCGACGTCACCGGAGGGGACTGA
- the argC gene encoding N-acetyl-gamma-glutamyl-phosphate reductase: MTDETLTASVVGGTGFTGGELLRLLDGHPNFEIEEATSRSTAGKSVGYKHPNLRHLDLRFTDPEELASVDVIFAATPHGVSMERIDAFRDAADTVVDLSADFRLPTAEEYDEWYDGHTSPEYLDDAVYALPELTREELPGADLIASGGCNATATILGLKPLVDDGILSGDEQIVVDVKVGSSEGGAGGGEASSHPERSGVVRPYAPTGHRHEAEIEAYLGLDVSFTVHAVDMIRGASATCHVFPESPVSTGDLWGAYRGAYEEEPFVRMASGGGGVYRYPEPKAVAGSNVAEVGFEVDASNERLVVFSAIDNMMKGSAGQAVHAANVALGLEETAGLEATGLHPVGAP, translated from the coding sequence ATGACTGACGAGACACTTACTGCATCCGTCGTCGGCGGTACCGGGTTCACCGGCGGCGAACTGCTCCGCCTGCTCGATGGCCACCCGAACTTCGAAATCGAGGAGGCCACCAGCCGCTCGACGGCGGGCAAGTCCGTCGGCTACAAGCATCCGAACCTGCGTCACCTCGACCTGCGCTTCACCGATCCCGAGGAGTTGGCGTCGGTGGACGTCATCTTCGCCGCGACGCCCCACGGCGTCTCGATGGAGCGCATCGACGCGTTCCGCGACGCCGCGGACACCGTCGTCGACCTCTCCGCGGATTTCCGCCTGCCGACCGCCGAGGAGTACGACGAGTGGTACGACGGCCACACGTCCCCCGAGTACCTCGACGACGCCGTCTACGCGCTGCCGGAACTGACTCGCGAGGAACTGCCCGGCGCCGACCTGATCGCCAGCGGCGGCTGCAACGCCACCGCGACGATCCTCGGCCTCAAGCCGCTGGTCGACGATGGCATCCTCTCCGGCGATGAGCAGATCGTCGTCGACGTCAAGGTCGGTTCATCCGAAGGTGGCGCCGGCGGCGGCGAGGCCTCCTCTCACCCCGAGCGCTCGGGCGTCGTCCGCCCCTACGCGCCGACGGGCCACCGCCACGAGGCCGAGATTGAGGCCTACCTCGGCCTCGACGTCTCCTTCACCGTCCACGCGGTGGACATGATCCGCGGTGCCTCCGCGACGTGCCACGTCTTCCCCGAATCGCCGGTGTCGACGGGTGACCTCTGGGGCGCGTATCGCGGCGCCTACGAGGAGGAGCCGTTCGTTCGCATGGCCTCCGGCGGTGGCGGGGTGTACCGCTACCCCGAGCCGAAGGCCGTCGCGGGCTCGAACGTCGCCGAGGTCGGTTTCGAGGTGGACGCCTCGAACGAGCGCCTCGTCGTCTTCTCGGCCATCGACAACATGATGAAGGGCTCCGCGGGCCAGGCGGTCCACGCCGCGAACGTCGCACTGGGCCTCGAGGAGACCGCCGGCCTGGAGGCGACGGGGCTCCACCCCGTCGGCGCGCCCTGA
- the lysX gene encoding lysine biosynthesis protein LysX has product MQVGILYSRIRKDEKLLLSELRERGHDVVKIDVRKEVFDVHGAPEALQELDVVLDRCLSTSRSLYATQFCEAYGVPVINSAHTADVCADKVKNSLALQGAGVPTPRTKVAFTKDSALEAIEQFGYPCVLKPVIGSWGRLMAKIDSRSAAEAILEHKATLGHYEHKVFYVQEFVEKPGRDIRVLAADGEPIGAMVRSSDHWLTNAAKGADVEEFELDDRARELVETASDAVGGGLLGVDLMETMDGDGNVDDYTVHEVNHTVEFKALDDATDVDVPSRVIDWLEATVADDSVEATA; this is encoded by the coding sequence GTGCAGGTCGGGATCCTCTACTCCAGGATCCGCAAGGACGAGAAGCTCCTGCTGAGCGAGCTCCGCGAGCGCGGCCACGACGTCGTCAAGATCGACGTCCGCAAGGAGGTCTTCGACGTCCACGGCGCGCCAGAGGCCCTGCAGGAGCTCGACGTGGTGCTGGATCGCTGTCTCTCGACGAGCCGCTCGTTGTACGCGACGCAGTTCTGCGAAGCATACGGCGTCCCGGTGATCAACAGCGCCCACACCGCCGACGTCTGCGCGGACAAGGTCAAGAACTCGCTCGCGCTGCAGGGAGCGGGGGTCCCGACGCCGCGCACGAAGGTCGCGTTCACGAAGGACTCCGCGCTCGAAGCGATCGAGCAGTTCGGCTACCCCTGCGTGCTCAAACCCGTGATCGGCTCCTGGGGCCGCCTGATGGCGAAGATCGACTCCCGCTCGGCTGCGGAGGCGATCCTCGAACACAAGGCGACGCTGGGCCACTACGAGCACAAGGTCTTCTACGTCCAGGAGTTCGTCGAGAAGCCCGGTCGCGACATCCGCGTGCTCGCCGCCGACGGCGAGCCGATCGGCGCGATGGTCCGCTCCTCGGATCACTGGCTCACCAACGCCGCGAAGGGCGCCGACGTCGAGGAGTTCGAACTCGACGACCGCGCCCGCGAACTCGTCGAGACGGCCAGCGACGCGGTCGGCGGCGGCCTGCTCGGCGTCGACCTGATGGAGACGATGGACGGCGACGGTAACGTCGACGACTACACCGTCCACGAGGTCAACCACACGGTGGAGTTCAAGGCGCTCGACGACGCCACTGACGTGGACGTACCGTCCCGCGTGATCGACTGGCTCGAAGCGACCGTCGCCGACGACTCGGTTGAGGCGACCGCCTGA
- the ftsY gene encoding signal recognition particle-docking protein FtsY has translation MFEGLKDTLGSFREDAEEAAEENVEEVDQDELEEAEEFEDADESERTAGDVVSENAGPTDETAAASEAGVAEAEPAASEEETDSDADDEPDTGFARKAKNLVRGQFVIEEDDLEGPLQDLEMSLLASDVEMDVAKTLLDNIRDELVGETRTVTTSTGAVVEEALENALLDVISVGQFDFEQRVQEADKPVVIIFTGVNGVGKTTTIAKLSEYFADRGLSSVLANGDTFRAGANEQIQEHARRLDRKLISHEQGGDPAAVIYDAVEYAEANDVDVVLGDTAGRLHTSDGLMDQLAKIDRVVDPDMTIFVDESVAGQDAVNRAREFDDAAAIDGTILTKADADSGGGAAISIAHVTGKPILFLGTGQGYDDLERFDPEWVAEQLLGE, from the coding sequence ATGTTTGAGGGGCTGAAGGACACGCTGGGCAGCTTCCGTGAGGACGCCGAGGAGGCTGCCGAGGAGAACGTCGAGGAGGTCGACCAAGACGAACTCGAAGAGGCCGAGGAGTTCGAGGACGCAGACGAATCTGAACGCACCGCTGGCGACGTCGTGTCCGAGAACGCTGGGCCGACGGACGAGACAGCAGCGGCCAGCGAGGCCGGCGTTGCCGAGGCGGAGCCGGCCGCGTCCGAGGAGGAGACCGACTCCGACGCGGACGACGAGCCCGACACCGGGTTCGCGCGGAAGGCAAAGAACCTCGTTCGCGGGCAGTTCGTCATCGAGGAGGACGACCTCGAGGGGCCCCTCCAGGACCTCGAGATGTCACTCCTGGCGAGCGACGTCGAGATGGACGTCGCGAAGACGCTGCTGGACAACATCCGCGACGAACTCGTGGGGGAGACCCGCACCGTCACGACCTCCACCGGCGCCGTCGTCGAAGAGGCCCTCGAGAACGCGCTGCTCGACGTCATCAGCGTCGGCCAGTTCGACTTCGAGCAACGCGTACAGGAGGCCGACAAGCCCGTCGTCATCATCTTCACGGGCGTCAACGGCGTCGGGAAGACCACCACCATCGCGAAGCTCTCGGAGTACTTCGCCGATCGCGGCCTCTCCAGCGTCCTGGCAAACGGCGACACCTTCCGCGCCGGCGCCAACGAGCAGATCCAGGAGCACGCCCGCCGGCTCGACCGGAAACTCATCTCCCACGAACAGGGTGGCGATCCCGCGGCCGTGATCTACGACGCCGTGGAGTACGCCGAGGCCAACGACGTCGACGTCGTGCTCGGCGATACGGCGGGGCGGCTCCACACGAGTGACGGCCTGATGGACCAGCTCGCGAAGATCGATCGGGTCGTCGACCCCGACATGACGATCTTCGTCGACGAGTCCGTCGCCGGGCAGGACGCCGTCAACCGGGCACGCGAATTCGACGACGCCGCGGCGATCGACGGGACGATCCTGACGAAGGCCGACGCGGATTCGGGTGGCGGTGCGGCGATCTCGATCGCGCACGTCACCGGGAAGCCGATCCTCTTCCTCGGGACCGGCCAGGGCTACGACGACCTCGAGCGGTTCGACCCCGAGTGGGTGGCGGAGCAGTTGCTCGGGGAGTAG
- the argF gene encoding ornithine carbamoyltransferase has product MTTEPRHYLDVDDLTADELDEVLGLAAEYKAEQTEGVLHDDLDNQTLGMVFEKPSTRTRVSFETGMTQLGGHAIFLGDSDIQLGHGEPLKDTSRALSRYVDVLMGRMFDHESLEEIAAYSDVPVVNGLTDDAHPCQTLADLLTIQEHARGLEGTSVAWVGDGNNVAQSFVIGAALAGIDLTVATPEGYGIDDEVVERAAELGGEPAIVDDPADAVADADVIYTDVWVSMGQEDEREEKLANFDGFQVNDELLDSAADDVSVMHCLPAHRGEEITDDVLESDHAIVWDQAENRLHAQKGLLVWLCEYA; this is encoded by the coding sequence ATGACCACCGAACCACGCCACTACCTCGACGTCGACGACCTGACCGCTGACGAACTGGACGAGGTGCTGGGCCTCGCTGCCGAGTACAAGGCCGAACAGACCGAGGGCGTCCTCCACGACGACCTCGACAACCAGACCCTCGGGATGGTCTTCGAGAAGCCCTCGACCCGCACGAGGGTTTCCTTCGAGACCGGGATGACACAGCTCGGGGGCCACGCGATCTTCCTGGGCGACTCCGACATCCAGCTCGGACACGGCGAGCCCCTCAAGGACACCTCGCGAGCGCTCTCCCGCTACGTCGACGTGTTGATGGGACGCATGTTCGACCACGAGTCCCTCGAAGAGATCGCGGCCTACTCCGACGTGCCGGTGGTCAACGGGCTCACCGACGACGCCCATCCGTGCCAGACGCTCGCGGATCTGCTGACGATCCAGGAGCACGCCCGCGGACTGGAGGGCACCAGCGTCGCGTGGGTCGGCGACGGCAACAACGTCGCCCAGTCGTTCGTGATCGGCGCGGCGCTGGCCGGGATCGATCTGACCGTCGCGACGCCCGAGGGCTACGGCATCGACGACGAGGTCGTGGAGCGCGCCGCGGAACTCGGCGGCGAACCCGCGATCGTCGACGACCCCGCCGACGCCGTCGCCGACGCCGACGTGATCTACACCGACGTCTGGGTCAGCATGGGGCAGGAGGACGAGCGCGAGGAGAAGCTGGCCAACTTCGACGGGTTCCAGGTCAACGACGAGTTGCTCGACTCCGCGGCTGACGACGTGTCCGTGATGCACTGCCTGCCCGCTCATCGCGGGGAGGAAATTACGGACGACGTGCTCGAATCCGACCACGCGATCGTCTGGGATCAGGCCGAGAACCGCCTGCACGCCCAGAAGGGCCTCCTCGTCTGGCTCTGCGAGTACGCCTGA
- the argH gene encoding argininosuccinate lyase: protein MSEDDATTDEQADADSDGADSGEGVVRRDRFAGGPAREFMSSLDADRRIFEADLAVDRAHTLMLAEQEIIEEDTAGEILAALDDIEEAVESEGYGAVLSEGEDVHEAIETAVIERVGPEGGRMHTARSRNDEVATCIRYRLREDVIAVLEAVAETREVLVEAAEEHSETLLPGYTHLQPAQPITVGFWLASYEAALARDASRLLDAFTRINESPLGAAAFAGTTFDVDRQHAAALLGFDGIVENAMDAVSTRDFLLETAGALSGLSVTLSGIAEDLVVYSNRGFVDLDDDYASTSSIMPQKKNPDSLELVRAVAGDAAGAHQALATTLTGLPRSYNRDLQRAGPHVWNVIDDVADAVDVAGGAIATAEWNEETCAAAAGEGFSTATGVADLLAQSGVPFRTAHEVVAVAAEDVAALEDDQTAGGAADPDAAIDVLDDAAHAVLGESITDAVEESALRSALDPTESVASRDSAGGPAPSAVEDAIESAKASLEDDLIAIVATRKGLEGAQERLESGVSEYV, encoded by the coding sequence ATGAGCGAGGACGACGCGACGACGGACGAGCAGGCTGACGCCGACAGCGACGGCGCCGATTCCGGGGAGGGCGTCGTCCGCCGCGACCGCTTCGCCGGCGGGCCCGCCCGCGAGTTCATGTCCTCGCTCGACGCCGACCGGCGCATTTTCGAGGCGGACCTCGCGGTCGATCGCGCCCACACCCTGATGCTCGCCGAGCAGGAGATAATCGAGGAGGACACCGCCGGCGAGATCCTCGCGGCGCTCGACGATATCGAGGAGGCCGTCGAGTCGGAGGGCTACGGCGCCGTCCTCTCCGAGGGCGAGGACGTCCACGAGGCCATCGAGACTGCCGTCATCGAGCGCGTCGGCCCGGAAGGCGGCCGGATGCACACCGCCCGCTCGCGCAACGACGAGGTGGCGACCTGCATTCGGTACCGTCTGCGCGAGGACGTGATCGCGGTCCTCGAAGCCGTCGCGGAGACGCGCGAGGTGCTCGTCGAGGCCGCAGAGGAGCACTCCGAGACGCTCCTGCCCGGCTACACGCATCTCCAGCCCGCCCAGCCGATCACGGTCGGGTTCTGGCTCGCGAGCTACGAGGCCGCGCTGGCCCGCGACGCGAGCCGCCTCCTCGACGCGTTCACGCGGATCAACGAGTCGCCGCTGGGCGCGGCGGCCTTCGCCGGTACCACCTTCGACGTGGACCGCCAGCACGCGGCCGCGCTGCTGGGCTTCGACGGCATCGTCGAGAACGCGATGGACGCGGTCTCCACGCGGGACTTCCTGCTGGAGACCGCCGGCGCGCTCTCGGGGCTCTCGGTGACGCTCTCGGGGATCGCCGAGGACCTCGTCGTCTACAGCAATCGCGGCTTCGTCGACCTCGACGACGACTACGCCTCGACCAGTTCGATCATGCCCCAGAAGAAGAACCCCGACTCGCTGGAGCTGGTACGGGCGGTCGCGGGCGACGCCGCCGGCGCCCACCAGGCGCTCGCGACGACGCTCACGGGCCTGCCCCGTTCCTACAACCGCGACCTCCAGCGCGCCGGTCCGCACGTCTGGAACGTGATCGACGACGTCGCGGACGCGGTGGACGTCGCCGGCGGCGCGATCGCCACGGCGGAGTGGAACGAGGAGACCTGCGCGGCGGCCGCTGGCGAGGGCTTCTCGACGGCGACCGGCGTCGCGGACCTGCTCGCCCAGTCCGGCGTCCCGTTCCGCACGGCCCACGAGGTCGTAGCGGTCGCGGCGGAGGACGTGGCGGCGCTCGAAGACGACCAGACTGCTGGCGGCGCCGCGGATCCCGACGCGGCGATCGACGTGCTCGACGACGCGGCACACGCGGTGCTCGGCGAGTCGATCACCGACGCCGTCGAGGAGTCCGCGCTCCGCTCGGCGCTCGACCCCACCGAGAGCGTCGCGAGTCGCGATTCGGCGGGTGGTCCCGCCCCGTCGGCGGTCGAGGACGCGATCGAGAGCGCGAAGGCGAGTCTCGAGGACGACCTGATCGCGATCGTCGCGACGCGGAAGGGCCTCGAGGGCGCCCAGGAGCGTCTCGAATCCGGGGTGAGCGAGTATGTCTGA
- a CDS encoding argininosuccinate synthase: MSRVALAFSGGLDTTVCVPLLEEEYGYDEVIGVTVDVGQPDSEFEEAEETAEALGLDLHVVDAKDEFADLCLDAVAANATYQGYPLGTALARPVIAEAILEVAEEEDCDGIAHGCTGKGNDQLRFEAVWRGSDLEVIAPVRELGLTREWEIEFADERDLPVEAGDGGVWSIDQNLWSRAIEGGELEHPNYVPPEDIYQWTEEPDGGTELIEVEFEQGVPVAVDGEAMEPVELIEYLNEHAGQYGVGRTDVMEDRMLGLKVRENYEHPAATVLLAAHQALEDLVLTKEERSFKKGIEHEWAEKAYEGLVFAPLVDALDAFVQETQDVVTGTATVKVQGGSCRAVARDSEYAVYSEEMASFNTEDVAGIAQEDATGVAKYHGLQERLANSVKAEALDRSPAVTDGGESENEE; encoded by the coding sequence ATGTCACGCGTTGCACTCGCCTTCTCGGGGGGACTCGACACCACCGTCTGCGTCCCGCTGCTCGAGGAGGAGTACGGCTACGACGAAGTCATCGGCGTCACCGTCGACGTCGGCCAGCCAGATTCGGAGTTCGAGGAAGCCGAGGAGACCGCCGAGGCGCTCGGCCTGGACCTCCACGTCGTCGACGCGAAGGACGAGTTCGCCGACCTCTGTCTCGACGCGGTCGCCGCGAACGCGACGTACCAGGGCTATCCGCTCGGCACTGCGCTCGCGCGCCCGGTCATCGCCGAGGCGATCCTCGAGGTCGCCGAGGAAGAGGACTGTGACGGGATCGCTCACGGCTGCACGGGCAAAGGCAACGACCAGCTCCGCTTCGAGGCCGTCTGGCGCGGCTCCGATCTGGAAGTCATCGCGCCCGTCCGCGAACTCGGCCTCACCCGCGAGTGGGAAATCGAGTTCGCCGACGAGCGCGACCTCCCGGTCGAGGCCGGCGACGGCGGCGTCTGGTCGATCGACCAGAACCTCTGGTCCCGCGCGATCGAGGGCGGCGAACTCGAGCACCCCAACTACGTCCCGCCGGAGGACATCTACCAGTGGACCGAGGAGCCCGACGGCGGCACCGAACTGATCGAGGTCGAGTTCGAGCAGGGCGTCCCCGTCGCCGTCGACGGCGAGGCAATGGAGCCCGTCGAACTCATCGAGTACCTCAACGAGCACGCCGGGCAGTACGGCGTCGGTCGCACGGACGTCATGGAGGACCGCATGCTCGGGCTGAAGGTCCGTGAGAACTACGAGCATCCGGCCGCGACGGTGCTCCTCGCCGCCCACCAGGCGCTGGAGGACCTCGTCCTCACGAAGGAGGAGCGTTCCTTCAAGAAGGGCATCGAGCACGAGTGGGCGGAGAAGGCCTACGAGGGCCTCGTCTTCGCGCCGCTGGTCGACGCGCTCGACGCGTTCGTCCAGGAGACCCAGGACGTCGTGACCGGCACCGCGACCGTCAAGGTCCAGGGCGGGTCGTGCCGCGCGGTCGCCCGCGACAGCGAGTACGCGGTGTACTCCGAAGAGATGGCCTCCTTCAACACCGAGGACGTCGCCGGCATCGCCCAGGAGGACGCCACGGGCGTCGCGAAGTACCACGGGCTCCAGGAGCGTCTCGCGAACTCCGTGAAGGCCGAGGCGCTCGATCGCTCGCCCGCCGTGACGGACGGTGGCGAATCCGAGAACGAGGAGTAA